Within the Medicago truncatula cultivar Jemalong A17 chromosome 4, MtrunA17r5.0-ANR, whole genome shotgun sequence genome, the region tccattgcCAATTAAGGGGTAACTTTTTTGTGATATATCTCTAAAAGGAAAACAGCATAAGTCACCATTTAGATTTGTTTGTAACCTGATGGAGTACAgcattattaatttaatggaCAAAGTATATATCAGCTTTAATCATGTTATCTTGTCATACATACATTTCTAATTTAAACATGAATATGAGCTGTAAGATCAAGGTGTACATATATATGTGCCTAAATAGTCAAGTACTCAGataacttttttcattttcttttttgcttttgttttcatTCAGAGATGTCTTGCGGTTATGTGTGTGAAAGTTTATGGGACTGGTTGTTTCAGTCATAACATGGTCGCGGTCGAATATACTTTATGTTTATGCTTTGTAGTTTGTACAATGTTGATGGTTGTTAATAGCATAATAATATATACAGGTCATCATGCTACATTTCTTTGCCCAATAGTATCATTTATCCCTTATCATACAACCATCATCgatattctttttcttcatctttattatagtttttatatataaaccattaaacatatctcaaaaaaatatatataaacacaaacaTTTCTTTGAGAGAATATAGGGAATGATACCCCTAGTTGCACCCTGCCTTTCAATTTCAAAGAACAGAAAATCTCAACTTTCATCACATAATAATTACTAGGATGAAAGGTAAATCATAAGAGGTTGCACAAATTGAGTGAAAAAAGCTTAATTATGGTATGTATGTTGGAGCAATTATAGCAATCCAACCCAACTGCTATTgatatgatttgatttgatttgatagttctttttctttgttggatCTCCCTCCTCGTTTAGATTGTGATCTTTCTCAAGGTGAACAAGAATCACACTTTTCCCCTGTTTTTCCAAACAAACTCAACCCTATACATTTAATTAAAGTTcaacataaatgatttttttcttaaaaaatgatgTATGATTATTTTAACAAgtgtttaatttgtattttaaagataaaaatgaCGTATCTATCTATCATAATATgtcttaaataacttttttattcttACACGATGCCTTAAAGAAGTTGTTAGCGTGAAGTTTACAAGGTAATATATCATATTTTGTGGCTAAAGTATTGAGATTCCATTCCAAAAGCCAACATTTGAACATGGATAAATTTGATATTGGTTTATTGTCTTTGAGATTGTAAAGGTCAGATTAAATTAgttcttcaattttttcaaaaaaatagtaAGATAatcctttaaataaaaaagcacagcaatcaattttattatatttttaaatctagTACTATAATTTTAAAGTATCTATATTTGTCTTCATGCATCAAGAGATCATTCAATAGAATATATatgtctttttttattattattttaataaatgcaagtctttgttgattttgataaaaaatttcaaaggagATATCATGGTTGGATAAACTAAATTGAGGACTTGAATTTCTTGAACAGGACGACGTAACATAAAGAATCATCCAACCTCAATCGATGACAGAGATCATTTAACTTGCAAAAACTTATGAGTAATCTCCATTTGATCTAGTATCAATGATTGTGATTACTTacaatatgaaattttgttttttttctgcatcaccaaatccaaatccaaatccctAAATTGATTGGTGTCTTTTACTTTAGGAAATTAAATtactattttataaatttaaaatattgaattttacaACTCTTACAATTAAGGGAAGGAAGATGTTGACATATTATTCATTTGAAAACAAAAGTGTGTTTTGACTAGATTTGGTTTATGTCCCATGGTATTTgtatctttttcctttttttagtaTGAAGATGTtaggttttaatttatttatttaaaaaaaaaatcagagtttctttttaaataattacGTGGAAAACATAATGAAAAAAATGGTGATTGCCAAGTCATTGACACGTCagcatttttaaacaaaaaatcgAAAAAACAGAGGAtaaaattgtggtgattttaaaaagtaaaggatcaaaacgaaaaataaataaatacataaatgatccaattgttataaataaataagataaatgactcATTAATAATTTTGTCTCAAAAACAAGTCTTCATTGAGacgaaataaaaaagtaaagtaAAAAAGAATCTCCATAAAAAAGATCTAGGAAAAAGAAACACTCAAAGAGAAGCATGGCATTAGAGAACTCTTCCATCACTGAGAATGTTGTACTTCTTACTTAGGTCCAAtgaaatatcatcaataatcattgtCTTCAAAACAAGtccttttttcaaaatatactcAACAAATAATAGCTCATCTGGAAGTCCTTGATATCATTTAAACTGAATAAAAGTTAGGTGTGATATGATACAATTAGGAACACTTGGTTGTGTAGCCCATCCTGGTAAAGGCGACTCTTCCTATAGACGACAAAAGACACCACAACATACATATAAGATGTAATCATGCATATATGGTAATAAATCATGTTATATGTCATAGTGATCATTTTGAGTATGTATAAAACAAGGTCTTAGTGTAATCTATTTCTTAAAAACATTGAATTCATAATTTCACATCAATAAGTGGTGTACATGAAGCAAGGATAAACCATTAAACAAACATTAGAACTCATCAAACCTTGTCATTTTGTATTATGAGAACTTGAAGCAGATGACATGTATGAAGCAGACTCAATAGAAAATTCGAGTTGAACCACAGAAGAATGAGTTCCAAATGAATTAAATGGCAGAATTCTGGAAAATGTAGATCAACGGGGTCACCCAGAAGCCATTGTTTGGTGACAACAACGAGTTCTAATGTGTGTGTAAAATGTACATATCATTTACTCTACTATCCTAGGATtattgttagtgatattaggtatATTGCGGGATCGATTGTATTCTAAGACTTGTATATATGTGCGCGCATTTTATCAGCGAAAAACATCAGTCatttacaatttggtatcataTCTATATCCAACTATGATAATATATTATACCTTTGTTGTTGAACAACCCAATGATAGATGTTTTATCCCAGAGAGAGCATTGAAGAGCTTGAATAAACATTTGAAGGCCAAAGAATGATCACTCGAGGAAGGAAAGCCATCAAGAGACGCTCTCATTACGTTTTATAAGTTGCTAACATCATCGAATCTGATTTGGGTAAGGTTAAGATAGCGAGAACAAAGCGGATTGTCATAGAAGAAAGCACCAACTGAAGCGATATCAACATCGATTTGCAAACTCTTCAAGGTCGGTGGGAAACAAATATTGGCGTAATTCTCATAATAAATGTAAGTATTCAGATTTTCTAGGATAGGGCAGCCAACTAGGAAGGCATTCAATTCAGGCATTTCCATAGCAGGGAGTTTCAACTTCTTCAGTGATGGTAAACAGCGAACCACCTTAGTAAATTGTggtttaatatatatatcacCACTGAGGCTGAGCTACATGTTAATTGTTAGTATGTTATCATTGTGTCATGTTACATTAGAGTGAAACAATATacgtaaaacaaaaaaatgaattgaatgtGTTTACCCGAGGGAGACGAGATTAGTGCAAGCAGAAAGAGCGGTAGGCAGGTAGTAGGTGAAAATAATTACGACAATATCATCGAGTATGAGGTCGAATTCGTTGAGGTCAGGCCCAATGACGGAACAGATCCATGTATCGATTGAACATCTGCAGTATTTGTTGTCCACTGGAGATTTAGTACATGAGAGACGCATCTTCCGACTTTTGTAGGGTTTACTTAGAGAAGAAAACACGCCGTTAATTACAAATAGAGAAAAGGATAGGAAGTGCTTAAATCGTTGGTCCATGACATCTTTGTCAACTTGGTCAAATTCAAAGGACTCATCAAAAAAGTCGAGAGCCAAGGATTCATCGGAAAAGTCGAGAGCCGAGACCTCCTTCCAAACATTGCACCATCTGCGAGATAGAATGCTTTGGTTGGAAGGAAAGACAGGATGTGGCTCAGTATACAGTTTGGCagacttcttcttcttcttctctttctaaTGCTTTCTTCCGTTTGGAGTTCGACTCTGCCATTATTGATTAGGGCAAGATTGGTTTCAGTTTGGAAGATCCGTACAGGCTTCAATTGCTATTTGATCGGTTCGTGCTTCAAACGAAATaaactttcttcatcttctcataCCCGCTCTCTCTAAACCCTACcctatactaaaaaaataaatcaaatatgttttcttttttcctaaGGAAACAAATCAAATTTGTTGAACTTATTTGCTCACTCACCTTATATAATTCACCCTTaatatatacacaaaaatataaaaaataaaaaaatcgaatCTTTctcactaatattttttttaaaaaatctttcttGCATCCTTTTTCAcaaaagtatttcttgaaatatttttacataatgataaaaattagaaaaaaaaaatggtttaaatataaaattataataaaaaatgataaaaatagagcttaaaaattaaactgaaaattccttgagttttttgtttttagggaacaaaatgttttaatatataaaagggTATCTTAACAATTTTGTTATCATTAGGAATCAAACTTGATAGCTTAGAACACTCTTAAATATTAGACCCTACCTACATACAACACCTGTATTAGAGAAAAATTCTGAgacattatttttctatttcaaaAGAGAATCCTACCATGCTTAATAACTTTCGATTCATCGGTCTTTGTAATGTAATTTGAAATGTCTTCACTAAGATCCTTGTTAATCATAGTCTTCCTTTCTTTGATGAATTGGTTGGTCCCTTTCATCACACGACCTTGTCCCACCCTAGACTGAGCATTGTCATATTTGTTATTCTCAATTTAGTATTTTTGTACATGCAACACCGTGTGAGACAATTAAACTTTGATAATGGATGGATTTAACTTTGATAGAATAGAATTTAGGGAATGGTATCCCCGGTTGCACCATGCCTTTTAAAGAGAGAAAATCTCAACTTTCATCACATAATAATTAGGAGGATGAAAGGTTTTCATAAGATATTAAGATGTTGCACAAATTGAGTGAAAAAGCTTAATTATGTTATGTATATTgaatcaataattgcaatccCACCCAAGTACTGTTGATATGATTTGAtagttctttttctttgttggatCTCACTCCTCGTTTAGTTGGTATTATGttaacaaatatttaatttgtatttcaaccataaaaataaGGTATTGACTCACAATGTCTTAAAACATTTGTTAACACGATGTTTACACGGTAATGTCATATTTTATGGCGACTGTATTGGCATTCTATACCAAAGCCAACATTTgaaaatggatgaatttgatATTGGTAAACCATCTTTAAAATTGTAAGGGTTAGATTAAACAAGTTCTTCAAATCTTTCAAATAGTAATATAATtctttaaatcaaataaaaatcattcaatttattatattttcaaatttagtaCCATGTTTAAAGGAATTGATCAATGTCAATTCAGTGGAACCTCAACATATTTAAGATTATTTTATTCAGTTTGCTTATTCTACATAAGGCTTAAAACCTCCACGATCTTTTTGACAATTAATTTGGCTATGTTGTGTTTGGGTGTTGTGAACTGAAAGGAATAATATGTTCTTTAATAATATAGCAAAATCAATTCTGCAATTGCTGGGAAAAGTAAAAGTTTCTTACTTTTGATGGATGAAAGCTAAAAatgttagtttttcttttgaccATTATATGTGGTGGCAACAATCCTTTGTTTGTTTGGGTTTCGGTtgatcttcattttttattttttttcattcggTTGCTTTTGATGTAATATTTGTTTCGCTCTACCTTGCAGATCTTGTGCTAGGGAGCAGACTCTCTTATTGTGGTAACAcatttcattttggtttgttaaaaaaaaaaaactataattttagaGTATCTATATTTGTCTTCATGCATCAAGAGAACGATCATTCAATATAagtgttttgtttatttttaacaaatgtaAGTCTTTTGTTAAGAGACATTATGGTGGATAAACTAAATTGATTGGCGACttttaatttaagaaattaaattattattttataaatttaaaatattaaatttcaaGACCCTTACAATGAAGGGAAGCGAAATGCTGATTTATTATTCATATGAAACAACGTAGGTGCAAATAAAGAACCATAACATGATATCATGACATGTCTGGCCGGTGCTCATCAACCCAAGAGACGATAGATCCTTCTCTTGTTGAGAGAACTCAAACTCAAGTTACTAACATAACTCACTAATTTATCAACCCTTGTTCATATTTATTAGATAACTAAAAGATAACAAGTTTTGTGGgggaaatatttaatttttaataggagattatatattttactaGATAACTACCAATGAAAGAATTATGTAAGTGGGGGGCATAACCCCGATGTTTTACAAATAGATCCGTCTAGGtgttgtgtctttgtctttacCTAATTGAAAGTTTCATCTTTGAAAAGGTGacaattttactattttacatTGCCAAATTGCCAGGTTAAATATGCATCATTGTCCGCTATAGACGTACtattatgagagaaaaaatatattaaaaaaattatacggatacaattttaaaatgagtaatgatattttgacatctATTTAAGgacaactttggtgacaactttgtttttctctctttttattggttaaaaacaatggagagagaaaaaagaagagagaaaataagaatgtcatgtgagtatgagagagaaagttgtcaaaaaattgttacaaaatagttgtacagatatcatttctattttaaaataatgattacGACCCTTAAAAAAACAGTAATTGCGATATAAagttaatttattcaaaaaaaataatataaagcaaataaaatcagaggtaataaattttttagataaatccttcaaaaataaattagattaaTCATTAAGAGAGCGTTTGGTTTCACTTTTTTTCATGGCATCCGCACATCCACATGGCCTTTTGACGCAAAAATGTGAAGCTAACATTTGTTGCttcgaaaaagaaaaagaattaatgtCTTCTCCTAGCACATTTTGTTCGCGGCAAACTGAACTTCTTAAAATAtccatgcgtgagttaactcacgcaagtgttaatttcaacgtgagttaagtTGCGCAGCGCATGTTAAGATGTGCAGATTTTAACATCTGCGTTACTTAACTAATGCAGAGGTATTTTCAGTGTTTCAGTTGGACGCGAGCAAAATATAttgggagaagagcagaattcaaagaaaaaaacgGACGTCAAGAAGTCCTCTTGCAGTGGATTTAAATATAGCATAAGTCTTTTAAAGTTTATTCAAACTTCTagttaaaaaaacaagtttattcAAACTAATATATTATAGATTAAACAAATCCAAAGAAAATccaaaatcatttattaaaaaccgaTTTGTACTTTTTCAAATCTCTTTAACAATTTGTTTACcaggttttttttgttacgtagtTTACCAGTTCAGTGGAATGAATTTGTatgttctttgttttctttgagaTGAAAAAAGTGAAACTTGTTTTTCATTGTAAAATTTAGTTACTTACCATTGGTGTTAATTTCTATTTAGCATCGTTGCAAGTAGTGAGTGTCCAACCCACTCTCGGGGCATAAACCATGGCCTTCTTTACCACAAAAATCCACCAAATTATTAACTTTGTGTCAGTCACTGATTCTGGGAGTGCACTATTGCAAAGTGTTCAACAATTTGCGTACGTGTTGCAATCAAACCAATGTACCAGATCCAATGCACCTTATTATTATttagaaataataatataataaagaaaaagaagccTAACCCACCTGCCCTTAATCCCATGGTTTTATTATATTGAGTCACACACTTCATGCTCCTTCCTTCTCTCTTCCCTTATGGTACTCCATTTGTTTATGGAATATTTAGTTATTGGAATACCCATGGTTTTAAGCCATCTTTTACACTAAACCACTCCCTTCTACACTGCCATATCTAATTTGCTAAAGGTGCTTTTCTTTAACTTAATAAAGTGTACCAAATTAATAAACAATGAGATATAGGATCATGGGAAAAAGAACatgtgcattttatttttatggactTCTCTGTCAATTTTAAGACACTAGTTGTGGATAAGGTTAGTATTTAGTAATAGTATTTGCATGCCATGTGATGTTTGCATAAAGACatgtaaaaaaatagtttgagtATTTTACTATTGaggaaacaacaaaagaatcaACCGACAGTAACAGAAATCAAAGTGAAAACAACTGTCTGAGACGGTGGATTTCATCTAAAACCATCAAACTCCACCTGCCTTAGTGCCACTCTTCTCCCTTTCTTAggttcaaaataattttcataatgAACAGTCTTTCACCAACTCACCTTATAAATAGACAACAAACATCAGCTACTTATTCATTCAAAGCTACACCAGTTATCTATTCACCTGTTTACAAACAATTCTTTCATTCTAAGCTtttgttcaattcaattcaattgaatCTTTGAAGATGGCCAAGAGAAATGTTGCTGCTAATTCTCCTCTTGAGAGAACCAGCTTGGCTTATCTGGACCAGAGGTTGGCCATGGCCAAGCGCTGTTCTCATGGTAATGCATACTTTACTAACAAATCAATGTATAATGTAATCTTTGGTTTCCTTTGTTATTGTATTTATAGTTTTTTCCATTTCTTGTGCAAACAGAGGGTGTGATGGCTGGAGCTAAGGCAGCTGTTGTTGCTACTATTGCTACTGCCATTCCAACTGTAACTACTCCTTCAACCTATTCAATTTTCCTTGCTTCATGCTTCTATTAATTTTGACACAGTTTTGATTATTAGTTTACATTTAAAATAACCACTCTTAAATATCCTAAGAAAGAGACTTTTTGGTATATAATTAACTGGAATTATATATGCTTGACATGCAGCTGGCTAGTGTTAGGATGCTACCTTGGGCAAGAGCAAACCTGAATCCCACTGCTCAAGCTCTCATAATTTCTACAGGTTAGCTGACTCATTCTTGTTGCCACAACACTGATCAACTATTTTTCTCACAATCATTGCTTGACACAGTTATCTAACTCTCATATTCTGTTTGTAGTCGCTGGAGCAGCATATTTCGTAGTAGCTGACAAGACTGTATTGGCAACTGCAAGAAAGAACTCCATCAACCGACCCTCCAATGCATGAATTACAAATGCATAACTTGGGATCGTGGACTCGGATGCACTGCTTTCGGCTAATCTTAAAtccttaattaatattttgcCAGTTTCATGTACTAGTCATCACATATGTACTTATAATTAAAGAATGGATTGCATTTCAATAGCAAGAGAGCACTACATATGTACCAATCAATCATATTATATAAATGCAAATTAGTAACTTCTTTTTCTGCAcaagtgaaaaatatatattccattgAACATATAGATAACAAAGTTTCACCAGCAATCATTACATGAGCAAAACCCATCTTTAAAATGGTGAAAACGGTTTCTATCTCTTGCAATTATTTCCCTATTGAAAATCTTAGATATAAGCTTGGTAGCTGAATGACAGTTTCCACAAACCCGAAGATTCTTCACGATCCGAATTGTAGTTCCAGGCTTTGTTTTTATCAAACCGAAACTAATAGCCAGCTTCTCACTGTGTTGACTCAAAGCCCCTTCCTTCCACTCTTCATCCATATCATAAAGTACCTCAGAAGTATTGGGCACAAATCCATTTTCCTCCAAAAGCTTATCTACCTCGTTcaacattttataaatattgttGCATTCCGGGTGGAACTTATCACCGACAAGGAACTCATGAACATCACCATCAATCTCTATAGAGGTGCAACCGGGAACTTTCTTCATTCCTTTGTCATTTAACCTTGTTCTTATCCTTGCTACATCGTCCCATCTACCAGCTCCTGCATATATATTTGACAGAAGCACAAATGCCCCTGCATTTTCTGGCTCTAATTGAAAGAGGCGTTCTGCTACATATTCACCGAACTCAACGCGTCCATGAGCCTTACAAGCACTAAGAAGAGAACCCCAAATAGCTCCATCCGGCTccatttccatatttttcaTAAGAATCTCTGCTTCTTCGAACTTTTCAGCTCTAGCCAAGAGATCAATCATGCAACCATAGTGTTGCAATTTCGGACTAATTCCATAATCTTGTATCATTGACCTGAAGTACTGGTGTCCAAGATCTACCAAACCAGCTTGTGTACAAGCAGATAATACACCAACAAATGTTATGTCATCAGGCCGAAATAATCCCTTGTTGACCATTTCTGAGAAAAGTGCAAGAGCCCTCTCCGCATGTCCATGCATGGCAAACCCAGATAACATGGCATTCCAAGAAGCCAAATTTCTAGAATGCATACTTCTAAATACCCGTTCCGCCGCCTCAATGCACCCACATTTTGCATACATGTCAATGAGACTTGTCCAAAGAGAAGCATTGCTGCTGTTCCTCAAGTTCTTATCTATGTAAGCATGAACCCACTTACCAAGGTCAAGAGCACCAAGGCAAGCACAAGCATGAAGAATGCCCAAGAAGGTAACATCATTAGGCTTTACATTCGACCTAAGCATGACCTCAAACAATGCCAATGCTTCTTCATACAAACTCAAATAAGAATAACCACCAATCATAGTATTCCACGAAATCACATCTTTTTCCTCTATCCCGTCAAACAACTCACGAGCAATATCAGTTTCACCACACTTACAATACATATCAATAAGTGCATTTGTCAACTGAAGATTCGAACCAAACCCATTATCTCTAACCCAAGAACCAATCCACTTACCCAATTCACCCGACCGAGTGTGACCACAAGCAGACAGAACAACCACCATTGTACTCTTATTTGGCAAAACATTCGCCTCCTGCATCTCATAAAAACACACGATAGCTTCTTCAAAACGACCACTCTGAACATACCCAGAAATCATGGCATTCCACGAAACCACATCTTTAACCGGAATTTCATCAAAAAGCCGTCTAGCATCATCTAAACAACCCTGCGAAACATACCCAGTAATAAGAGCCGTAAAAGAAACCGCGTCTCTCAGAGAACTTTTATCAAACACCAACCGTGCAAAGTCCATTTCACCAACAGAAGCATACATATGAATAACCGAAGTATGAACATGTGGATTAAAATGAAGTGCCAACTTCAAAGCATGAGCATGAAGCTGTTTACCTTCATGGGTCGCCTTCGCTTTTGTGCAAGACTTAAACAAAAAGGGAAAGGTATGAGAATTCGGTTGAACACCATAATAAAGCATTCGAGAAAAAAGGTGCAAAGAAGATAATGGTGAAGAACTCAAAGAATAGCCACGAATGAGAGAATTCCAAATGAAAACGTTGTGTTTGTGGTGTTGTTGATTCTCTTCGAAGAGGGAGAGAGCGTAGGAGAGGTCGCCGGAAGGTGAAACGGCGCAGAAATGGATGAGTTTGCTTTGAACGAAAACGGTGTTGTTGAGACCGGTTTTGATTATTAGAGAGTGAATTTGTTTGAAGGTGTTGATGTTTTTGCATTTTTCGAGGAGATTAAGGTAAGGATGTTGTTCGAGAATCTTGTAAGGTGGATCGGAAGCTGGAAGAAAGTGAAGAATCGAAGGTGAAGGTGAAGATGTTACTAACAACATTGTAACTCAAATTTCTTGTCGTGCTAATTACGGTTAGTTAGTTAAAAAtaagtccctacaaaaaaaaaattatccaagtTTCTACCCAAacttgaaaggaaaaaaaaaagttttttcttttttagtacGACATTGTTTCAAAAGATATATAGTTAGATTTTTGAcaataaggatttttttttttggcaataattaaaaggcttaaatgctcttttgatcctttaagtaTTTAGTTGGTATCGTTTTggcaatgacaaggtgacacgtgtccacacttaacgttttttattaaattcaacggaaacctaacagaagagaccaaaacgagactaaaaaaaacttaaagtgcTCAAACAAtccttttttttagttaagggaccaaaacgatgccaattaaatatttaagggatcaaaagagcatttaagcctaattaGAAAAAGACAATGGATTGATTAaggcttaattacctttttcgtcctctaactatttagttggtatcagattggtcctctaactaaaaattgatttatttcgatcctctaagtttctcactgttactatatttagtcctttctgttagttttattcaaataaacgttagggtttgtgttatgtgggtacctGAACccctgtttcacacatacatatgaaccataacagttaccaataatatcggtcactatttaatcataatatcttaacaaGGAAtaagaccaaaatgatactaataaataaagttagaggacccacataacacaaaccctaacgtttatttgaataaaactaacagaaaggactaaatgtagtaacggtgataaacttagaggaccgaaataaatcaatttttagttagaggactaaTCTGATACCAATTTAATAGTTAGATgaccaaaaagataatttaACCATTGATTAAAGAATAAATAACTCGTTTTTAAAGGAAATGGtagttgtaacaaaaaaaaaaagggaatggTAGTTCATGTTTTGAATAGAAAAATTCCAACAAGTGAGAGAGACCCAAATCGAAGTATGGTTGGTTTAATGGAATGACAATTTGCAAGTCATTGAAGTGAGCTTTAACTTTCAAACTATGATTGCCAATACATTAGGAGGTAAAAACCTTTAGTTACAATGTAAAACATGATGTTAGGTGTGAAGCAAAGAGTGATTCCAATGTCGTTTGGTCGGTGAAATTTTGTCTCGCTCAAATCTATTACCAAATGGAGGATCAACATGgtaatatattttgttatatgtgTATGGTTAGTTCTTGAAGTGATACAGTGACAAAGAACGACCATATTCGAGAATATAGCCCTTGTGTGAAGatctattttagttttctttttatttttcttgtcttttttattATACTCTTTTAGACTTATGTTcttttggcttttttttttctttttcataattgAATTTACgcgcttaaataaaaaatatttatt harbors:
- the LOC11440639 gene encoding early nodulin-93 — encoded protein: MAKRNVAANSPLERTSLAYLDQRLAMAKRCSHEGVMAGAKAAVVATIATAIPTLASVRMLPWARANLNPTAQALIISTVAGAAYFVVADKTVLATARKNSINRPSNA
- the LOC11444926 gene encoding pentatricopeptide repeat-containing protein At1g08070, chloroplastic; this encodes MLLVTSSPSPSILHFLPASDPPYKILEQHPYLNLLEKCKNINTFKQIHSLIIKTGLNNTVFVQSKLIHFCAVSPSGDLSYALSLFEENQQHHKHNVFIWNSLIRGYSLSSSPLSSLHLFSRMLYYGVQPNSHTFPFLFKSCTKAKATHEGKQLHAHALKLALHFNPHVHTSVIHMYASVGEMDFARLVFDKSSLRDAVSFTALITGYVSQGCLDDARRLFDEIPVKDVVSWNAMISGYVQSGRFEEAIVCFYEMQEANVLPNKSTMVVVLSACGHTRSGELGKWIGSWVRDNGFGSNLQLTNALIDMYCKCGETDIARELFDGIEEKDVISWNTMIGGYSYLSLYEEALALFEVMLRSNVKPNDVTFLGILHACACLGALDLGKWVHAYIDKNLRNSSNASLWTSLIDMYAKCGCIEAAERVFRSMHSRNLASWNAMLSGFAMHGHAERALALFSEMVNKGLFRPDDITFVGVLSACTQAGLVDLGHQYFRSMIQDYGISPKLQHYGCMIDLLARAEKFEEAEILMKNMEMEPDGAIWGSLLSACKAHGRVEFGEYVAERLFQLEPENAGAFVLLSNIYAGAGRWDDVARIRTRLNDKGMKKVPGCTSIEIDGDVHEFLVGDKFHPECNNIYKMLNEVDKLLEENGFVPNTSEVLYDMDEEWKEGALSQHSEKLAISFGLIKTKPGTTIRIVKNLRVCGNCHSATKLISKIFNREIIARDRNRFHHFKDGFCSCNDCW